AAAACAGGCATATAGAACTCAACTTCTGTCTAGAGGTACACACCATAAAGCATGCATCGGTGTGAAGGAAAAATATTTTACAAAAAATATTTCTTCAAGAGTTTAAATGACTATAAACATATCATATATCAAACTACTCACCTCATGGTAGGTGCGAGGAGAATCCACAACCAACCTCTTGACCTATATGAAGAATACCAGTTAATCGGGATTCGAGTAAAGCGTTTGAAAAGAAATGTACTCATGACATAATTTTATTGGTTCTGCTGTGTTTTGAATAGTATGCAAACTTAACTCACCTTCTCATTAAAATCATCTTGAACAATAGATAGAGCCTGGCCCTTTGATCTATACAACATAACAGGAATAGCACCTTCCACACCCTCCTCGGCAGCTAGGGCAGCAGATTGAGCATGTTCAGTTATTCCTTTCCAGGTAGATAACAACCGATCAAGGTCCTTGTTTAACTCCTCCCAAGAATGGCCAGCGGCAACTGTACGAGCCGTCAGAGTAAATCCAGGAGGTCGTAATAACTTTGTAATGCCCTTCAACCGGGTGCGTTCTATCCCAGTAATCTTTTTTGAAACTCCAACTTTGTTGCCACGAGAGACCAATATCTGCAATTCAAAATGGAAGGCTCATTCCAAAGCTAAAAAAGTTTCTACCTGAGCACCTATGCACCATACAATGTGGGGTCTGTCAGAACAAGGGCATTCTTTCAAAAGTTTTGGTACTTAGATCAGAATGTGCCTCGAATAGTTAGTCGTCGGTGATATCATTAACATGTTATCATCATGGCAAATGTCCGTAAGCGACATATTCCAGGTAAGTTAAGATCATTGCTTTGTTCAAGATCAGAACTCAAAAAGGTTTCTTACATAGTGAAGCATGAAACAGCTTGTTATGGCATATTTTGCAAATGCGCGTGTTAAGGATGTTGTACATCCCAGATTTTTCTTCACATTTTTTTCATGTGCGTAACATGCATTTTTGCAACAGGGTGCAGACACAAATAGTTGTGGTTCCATGAACTAACCAAGCCGCATTTAGTGGTCAGAGATATTCCTTTTGTGCGACTGCTGTACCAGTGGCAAACAAgaccaaacaagttggggtaggctagagttgaaaacccataagatctcgaaACCAACTCATGGTTCTGGCACGTGAATAGCTAACACGCATCCCTGTCCATTCCTAGTTCTTTGGTGATAAACAAGAGATTATGAAGCATTAATTTTTTTAAACAAGAGATGATAAAGCTTTAAAAATGTAATGCTCGAAGAGCATGAGAACTAATGAACTATGTTAATCTTACGCACCCAAAATCGGCTTCTTAAGCATGGAAAGGGACTCAGTGTTGGACCTTTCGTGCCCAATCCCTCCTTGACAACTTGAACCATGATCTTTGTGCCCTTGCGAACTTGAGACCACCTACATCCATTTGTATCATCGTTAGATTCCCTCAAAGCATGCTGAATGGAAGATAATGTCTTAATATCATTGCAGATCTCTGACCGATCTCCTGGTGAGTGATCATCATTGTATTCATCTTCCACATGATCATCAATTTCATCATCCCAACCAGAGACATTTTCAAATTCAGCACCATCAATCTTCTTTATATTAGAATGGGACACAATGTCCAAGCCTTCTTCATTTTCCTTAACATTCTGAGCCAGAAATGTTGATGAATCATCGTCATTTTCTTCATCTGCAAACTCGTTGTCAGCCAtatcatcatcaacatcatcatcatcatcgtatGTCAGAAGGCTCTCATCATTATAACCAGAATCATTAGCAGAACCTCCTTTAATATCCTTGACAATTTGAGGATACACAAATGGATCACGGTTTTGCTTTATGCTCATAAGTGAAGGTCTCAAAATTCCAATGTCGACAAAAGCACCTCCCATGTGAGGCACAAGTTTTGTTATTATACCTAAATAAATACTGTCACAATGTacattgttttttatgggctcCAGCAAGAGTTCAACTAATTTCCCATCTTCCAATACTGCAATTCTCTGTGTACTGCAGATAGAGGAGTTAATTAATATGACTCTTGGCGGTTCACCACTGGCGAGCATATCCTTCTCAGAAGCTGCTGAGGGTTTATCAAattcttttaaccttttcatAATACCCTTTGCTTCTACTTTCCGTTTTGATATAACACCAGCTCTGTTTGCTGTCACCCAAGACTGAAATAACCATGGCTCCTCCACAGGCTGGTCCTGTTCAGGCATGTTTTCAGTTATTTCACCTGAATCCTTTTCCGTATTCAAAAACTTCCTTCTGTCTTTCTTGCGTTTCACTTGTGCAACAGAGTTCTTTGCTGAGACGATAGGTCCAAAAACCCATGGCTCCTCAACAGGCTGATTTATCTCATGCTGGTTTACACTTACTTTAATTGCATTTGATTTATCAGCTGCAGCAAAATCATCATGCACACTGATGGATGGACTGACTGAAGCTAAAGGTGTGCCATTCCAAAGTCTCATTATAATATGCTCACCTGCCAATCAACTGAAAACATTTAAGTGTTCAGCAACTCTAAGGGCCTCAGTCAATACTGATTAAATGAAAATATGTGGTAGAGCAACATTACCTACAGATGAAGCTCCGTCCACCATATCTATAACAGAGTGGGCTTTCACAATGCTCTCATGCTTCCCTCTCTCAGCAATTTGATCTTCAACAGAATCAGCTTCCATCAGCCACGATCCCCAGGAAGGAGAGGAAATACCTGCCACACTGGTTTCCATCCACTGATCTTTTACAAGGATGACATGATTTTTCTGGCTAACAGAAGGTATCGATAAGGAGCACTCAGGTCCAGGCCTCCATACGATGTCATTAGAGGAATTTTTTCCCTCTCGAACAAAATAATTATACTTGAAATGCACGCCATATGGTACCTGAAAGTGTGTAACATGTCAAAAGAATGATATCATTTTTCTAACAATCATAATAAGTGACTGTTGTGTTTCTGATAATAACCATGAATAGGCAGGTATGTCAATTAAATCAATTACCCATAGCATTTGACACGAAAACTGTTTGTAAAGTTGTGAATTTATAATGTTTCTCAGATGTATAAAATACAGAAAGATGTGCCTCATCCTCCCAATATAGGTTCCATATAACAATGTTTCTTATCACAAATCCATAAACAAAGGAATTTGTGAAGTAAAACCTAAACCGAGCAACCCAAAAAGGAATGGAAATTCTACTTTGCGTTAGTGTGCATGCGTGCACTTCAATGGGATTTTTTACTATATTGAGAGCACATGCAGGCATGCAAGAAAATCTTAcacatcatgctgacatcatcaCATTAATTGCTTTTTtgaatttttaaaatgatttATCTCACAAACCATTAATCCAATAACGATCGGTCTTAACCGATGGGTTCGCCTCGGCGAGGGCTATGAAACAAGATCCCATGTGACATGTTCCGGTCAAAAAAAAATCGCTGCCACGAATTGCCAGATTATGTCACCATAGTTGTCATCACGGTTGCCACAAAAATTATGAGTAGTTACCAGACAATAATTTTGTATATTTTTAAACTTTGCAATGTTATGCAAAGCTAGATAGTGATTATTCAAGTGTTAACGAGTAAGAAGCATCAGCCTACACTTTAGTTGAGCAATCTGGCAACTAAGTTAATTAAATCCGGTAACTATCTGACTAATAACATGGCCAGTGATAGTAATCTGCAAGTATCGACAAAAAAAAGTTGTTGAAACATGCcgacatgggatctagttttgaagatctcgccATGAGAAAGCTAAGGTGAAAGTGGATCGTCAATCAGGTTAACAATTCGGGAGATAGAACTTTTTTAAAGTTCAAATCTGAAAGAATCTTTTGATGATGCCATGGTTATGTGTCATGGTTTCATTTGTTATGATGCAACTTGTATTATTAGAAGGCCAAAGCCAGCATATATACATGTACAAGGGGATGCCAAAAGACCAGAATACAAAAGGCCAAAAGCCATCATCAATATAACTCTAACgccccccctcaaactcatggtggatccacgacactgagtttggagaggtGAAATCTATGTTGCgctctagtctgggccttcgtGAAGAAGGCCGCTAGTtgtaactcggaaggcacataGAGCAATAACATCATGTTGCACAGCAGCGCACACATAAGAAGCATgaacaccaatatgcttggtaAGCTCATGCTTCACGGGGTCACGCACAATACTGATAGCACCTGTACTGTCTGACAAGAGGGTGATAGGCGTAGTAacagaaacaccaaaatcctCCAGTAACCATCATAACCAAGTCACCTATGCCGTCAGAAGAGCCATAGCTCTCAACTCGGCCTCTGCACTCGAACGGAAAACTGCaatctgtttcttcgtcttccaagcaatgagagaaccaccaagaaaaacacagtagGCAAAAAGTGAACGGCGATCCGAAGGATCACTAGACCATGTAGCATCCGAATAAGCCTGGAGTTGTAACGAGTTGGAACGGGAAAAAAGAGACGATGAGAGATCATGCCACGAAGATATCGTACAACATGAAGAAGGTGACTATAGTAAACTGAAGTGGGAGCGGAAACAAACTGACTCGGAATATTATAGGATAGGAGATATCCGGACGAGTGACAGTAAGATAGACAAGACTCCCAACAAGATGACGATAACGCGTCAGATCAGACAAGAGCTCACCATCAGAAGCGCGAAGGTTAACATTAAGCTCCATAGGAGTCTTAACAGTGCGCTCATCACTAAGA
This sequence is a window from Aegilops tauschii subsp. strangulata cultivar AL8/78 chromosome 7, Aet v6.0, whole genome shotgun sequence. Protein-coding genes within it:
- the LOC109775322 gene encoding ribonuclease E/G-like protein, chloroplastic isoform X2, producing the protein MAARALVAPPLPPPPRLGTMRATPRAAAGLSSALTGHRGRHTLCSVQLTESPSGNLQVEANSSHSPTQLMSTGRDDSAITCKGFCTISWSVKADVMDGHIIFMTGDPVTLGCWEPDMAVQLNPSVKSSNKWTAVIKVPYGVHFKYNYFVREGKNSSNDIVWRPGPECSLSIPSVSQKNHVILVKDQWMETSVAGISSPSWGSWLMEADSVEDQIAERGKHESIVKAHSVIDMVDGASSVGEHIIMRLWNGTPLASVSPSISVHDDFAAADKSNAIKVSVNQHEINQPVEEPWVFGPIVSAKNSVAQVKRKKDRRKFLNTEKDSGEITENMPEQDQPVEEPWLFQSWVTANRAGVISKRKVEAKGIMKRLKEFDKPSAASEKDMLASGEPPRVILINSSICSTQRIAVLEDGKLVELLLEPIKNNVHCDSIYLGIITKLVPHMGGAFVDIGILRPSLMSIKQNRDPFVYPQIVKDIKGGSANDSGYNDESLLTYDDDDDVDDDMADNEFADEENDDDSSTFLAQNVKENEEGLDIVSHSNIKKIDGAEFENVSGWDDEIDDHVEDEYNDDHSPGDRWSQVRKGTKIMVQVVKEGLGTKGPTLSPFPCLRSRFWILVSRGNKVGVSKKITGIERTRLKGITKLLRPPGFTLTARTVAAGHSWEELNKDLDRLLSTWKGITEHAQSAALAAEEGVEGAIPVMLYRSKGQALSIVQDDFNEKVKRLVVDSPRTYHEVTGYLQEVAPELCNRVDLYEKRTPIFDEYKIEKEIDNILCKRVVLQNGGSLIIEQTEALVSIDVNGGHSMFGQGTSQEKAILDVNLEAAKQIARELRLRDIGGIIVVDFIDMTDDSNKRLVYEEMKKAVEKDRSTVGVSELSKLGLMEITRKRVRPSVTFMISEPCPCCHGIGRVEALDTSFSKIEREICRRLAVSGHKSDPEKPKSWPRFLLRVDHEMCTYLTSGKRTKLGILSSSLKVWVLLKIARGFTRGAFELLPYSDQKDTDEQKELSPESPLPREAGRPRLSVFPIKKWMSRAKRAK
- the LOC109775322 gene encoding ribonuclease E/G-like protein, chloroplastic isoform X1, with translation MAARALVAPPLPPPPRLGTMRATPRAAAGLSSALTGHRGRHTLCSVQLTESPSGNLQVEANSSHSPTQLMSTGRDDSAITCKGFCTISWSVKADVMDGHIIFMTGDPVTLGCWEPDMAVQLNPSVKSSNKWTAVIKVPYGVHFKYNYFVREGKNSSNDIVWRPGPECSLSIPSVSQKNHVILVKDQWMETSVAGISSPSWGSWLMEADSVEDQIAERGKHESIVKAHSVIDMVDGASSVGEHIIMRLWNGTPLASVSPSISVHDDFAAADKSNAIKVSVNQHEINQPVEEPWVFGPIVSAKNSVAQVKRKKDRRKFLNTEKDSGEITENMPEQDQPVEEPWLFQSWVTANRAGVISKRKVEAKGIMKRLKEFDKPSAASEKDMLASGEPPRVILINSSICSTQRIAVLEDGKLVELLLEPIKNNVHCDSIYLGIITKLVPHMGGAFVDIGILRPSLMSIKQNRDPFVYPQIVKDIKGGSANDSGYNDESLLTYDDDDDVDDDMADNEFADEENDDDSSTFLAQNVKENEEGLDIVSHSNIKKIDGAEFENVSGWDDEIDDHVEDEYNDDHSPGDRSEICNDIKTLSSIQHALRESNDDTNGCRWSQVRKGTKIMVQVVKEGLGTKGPTLSPFPCLRSRFWILVSRGNKVGVSKKITGIERTRLKGITKLLRPPGFTLTARTVAAGHSWEELNKDLDRLLSTWKGITEHAQSAALAAEEGVEGAIPVMLYRSKGQALSIVQDDFNEKVKRLVVDSPRTYHEVTGYLQEVAPELCNRVDLYEKRTPIFDEYKIEKEIDNILCKRVVLQNGGSLIIEQTEALVSIDVNGGHSMFGQGTSQEKAILDVNLEAAKQIARELRLRDIGGIIVVDFIDMTDDSNKRLVYEEMKKAVEKDRSTVGVSELSKLGLMEITRKRVRPSVTFMISEPCPCCHGIGRVEALDTSFSKIEREICRRLAVSGHKSDPEKPKSWPRFLLRVDHEMCTYLTSGKRTKLGILSSSLKVWVLLKIARGFTRGAFELLPYSDQKDTDEQKELSPESPLPREAGRPRLSVFPIKKWMSRAKRAK
- the LOC109775322 gene encoding ribonuclease E/G-like protein, chloroplastic isoform X3, producing the protein MRLWNGTPLASVSPSISVHDDFAAADKSNAIKVSVNQHEINQPVEEPWVFGPIVSAKNSVAQVKRKKDRRKFLNTEKDSGEITENMPEQDQPVEEPWLFQSWVTANRAGVISKRKVEAKGIMKRLKEFDKPSAASEKDMLASGEPPRVILINSSICSTQRIAVLEDGKLVELLLEPIKNNVHCDSIYLGIITKLVPHMGGAFVDIGILRPSLMSIKQNRDPFVYPQIVKDIKGGSANDSGYNDESLLTYDDDDDVDDDMADNEFADEENDDDSSTFLAQNVKENEEGLDIVSHSNIKKIDGAEFENVSGWDDEIDDHVEDEYNDDHSPGDRSEICNDIKTLSSIQHALRESNDDTNGCRWSQVRKGTKIMVQVVKEGLGTKGPTLSPFPCLRSRFWILVSRGNKVGVSKKITGIERTRLKGITKLLRPPGFTLTARTVAAGHSWEELNKDLDRLLSTWKGITEHAQSAALAAEEGVEGAIPVMLYRSKGQALSIVQDDFNEKVKRLVVDSPRTYHEVTGYLQEVAPELCNRVDLYEKRTPIFDEYKIEKEIDNILCKRVVLQNGGSLIIEQTEALVSIDVNGGHSMFGQGTSQEKAILDVNLEAAKQIARELRLRDIGGIIVVDFIDMTDDSNKRLVYEEMKKAVEKDRSTVGVSELSKLGLMEITRKRVRPSVTFMISEPCPCCHGIGRVEALDTSFSKIEREICRRLAVSGHKSDPEKPKSWPRFLLRVDHEMCTYLTSGKRTKLGILSSSLKVWVLLKIARGFTRGAFELLPYSDQKDTDEQKELSPESPLPREAGRPRLSVFPIKKWMSRAKRAK